The following coding sequences lie in one Flagellimonas eckloniae genomic window:
- a CDS encoding TonB-dependent receptor plug domain-containing protein: MSLNKNYILFYFLFFFSVVGFSQENYTKENDSISIKKLDEVVVTGESKVMSLSKKLFAVQVLDQTDIAKVAGNNLADVLTYSLNITITPDPSTGRSTVNMFGLDGQYVKVLLDGIPMASDNGVGNNIDITQINLEDVERVEIVEGSMGVLYGDNAVAGVINIVTKRGLEGDKAWQIQLAVQEETVGSEYEFFDEGRHIQNFKISNRLNDKVSYSIGASRNDYAGFYNGFRGKDYVNIEDNVVVNDGLRGTEWSPKEQLTAYGNLNLSLGKHMFLYKLQYYDEAVTVYDRNVIGRLDSGTGLVNPTALDELFETDRFVNNLTVSGPINGLTTYNFFFSQQNQKRYYQQYVYNILQQGIESYITDDLSQSSEIWYSKGFVSNIVPKSNFFNLQLGYEFTHQSGFDAIATGEYSNDVVKNTLENYDFFGVADFNLTDKLSIYPGARLTNNSQFGNKLIWSLSSTYNFNETLKLKAVFGSAFRAPNFEELFFYFVDANHNVQGNPNLQPEDGISIFLNLENTFKLSDTGFLKSAIKAYYFDINEKIASVVVSDENDRSLFTFANVDYSKILGFSWENNVKVGNWQVGLGGTYMGESTEISTSEANNNDYLWSFNLQSTLGYTLPSLNTTFSTQLKYTGKTQVILDGIDGLVVGQTDDFTWMDASIKTNITKDLGITLGARNIFNIVTVNASDVPSGAHSSSAVSSRLFGNGRSYFFKLSYNLNFN, translated from the coding sequence ATGAGTCTAAATAAAAATTATATTCTCTTTTATTTTTTATTTTTTTTTAGTGTTGTAGGATTCTCTCAAGAAAACTACACAAAGGAAAATGATTCCATTTCCATAAAGAAATTGGACGAAGTTGTGGTGACAGGTGAAAGCAAAGTTATGTCACTAAGCAAAAAGCTGTTTGCTGTTCAAGTTCTAGATCAAACAGATATTGCTAAAGTTGCTGGCAATAATTTAGCAGATGTTCTTACCTATAGCTTAAACATTACCATTACCCCTGACCCATCTACCGGCAGGTCTACAGTTAACATGTTCGGGTTAGACGGACAATATGTAAAAGTACTGCTAGATGGAATTCCTATGGCTAGCGATAATGGAGTTGGAAATAACATAGATATTACCCAGATAAACCTTGAAGATGTTGAAAGAGTAGAAATAGTGGAAGGTTCGATGGGTGTGCTCTATGGGGACAATGCAGTAGCTGGAGTTATCAATATTGTAACCAAACGCGGTTTAGAAGGAGATAAAGCTTGGCAGATACAACTTGCTGTTCAAGAAGAGACTGTAGGAAGTGAGTATGAATTTTTTGATGAGGGTAGGCATATCCAAAATTTTAAAATCAGTAATCGGCTAAATGATAAAGTCTCATACTCAATTGGTGCTTCCAGAAATGATTATGCAGGGTTTTATAATGGATTTAGAGGTAAAGATTACGTCAATATTGAAGATAATGTAGTCGTTAATGATGGATTAAGAGGAACCGAATGGAGCCCTAAAGAACAACTAACCGCATATGGCAATCTAAATCTTTCTCTAGGAAAACATATGTTTCTCTACAAACTACAATATTATGACGAAGCTGTAACCGTATATGACCGTAATGTAATTGGCAGGCTGGATAGTGGAACCGGGTTGGTAAATCCAACTGCTCTGGATGAGCTTTTTGAAACTGATAGGTTTGTAAATAATCTTACAGTATCAGGACCTATAAATGGGTTGACAACCTATAACTTTTTCTTTTCACAACAAAACCAGAAACGTTACTATCAGCAGTATGTATACAATATTCTACAGCAGGGTATAGAGTCTTATATCACAGATGACTTAAGCCAATCCAGTGAGATATGGTACTCCAAAGGTTTTGTAAGCAACATTGTTCCAAAATCCAATTTTTTTAATCTACAACTAGGTTACGAGTTCACTCATCAGTCAGGTTTTGACGCAATTGCCACGGGCGAGTACTCTAATGATGTCGTTAAAAACACCCTGGAAAATTATGATTTCTTCGGGGTAGCTGATTTCAACCTAACAGATAAACTCTCCATATACCCCGGAGCACGACTAACCAACAACTCACAATTTGGAAACAAACTCATATGGTCACTTTCATCAACTTATAATTTCAATGAAACTTTGAAGTTAAAGGCAGTATTTGGTTCCGCATTCAGGGCTCCTAATTTTGAAGAACTTTTCTTCTATTTCGTTGATGCCAACCATAATGTGCAAGGCAATCCAAACCTTCAACCAGAGGACGGAATTTCCATTTTCCTAAATCTTGAAAATACATTTAAACTTAGTGATACTGGGTTTTTAAAATCTGCCATAAAAGCATACTACTTTGATATTAACGAAAAAATAGCCAGTGTAGTTGTATCTGATGAAAATGATAGAAGCCTTTTCACTTTTGCAAATGTGGACTATTCCAAAATTTTAGGTTTTTCATGGGAAAACAATGTGAAAGTGGGGAATTGGCAAGTAGGTTTAGGAGGTACCTATATGGGAGAGTCCACTGAAATTAGTACATCCGAAGCCAATAACAACGATTATCTATGGAGCTTTAACCTACAATCCACACTTGGGTACACCCTTCCATCTCTAAACACAACGTTCTCTACCCAACTAAAATATACCGGAAAAACACAGGTTATTTTGGATGGTATTGATGGTTTGGTTGTGGGTCAAACCGATGATTTTACATGGATGGATGCTTCTATAAAAACCAATATAACCAAGGATTTGGGAATTACCCTTGGTGCTCGAAACATCTTCAATATCGTTACCGTTAATGCCTCCGATGTGCCTTCGGGTGCGCATAGTTCCTCTGCTGTTTCCAGCAGACTGTTCGGTAACGGAAGGTCCTATTTTTTTAAACTCTCATATAATTTAAACTTTAATTAA
- a CDS encoding DUF6607 family protein → MKNVAFLISFSFVFALLGAQEKKELDRQAIKDMCGCYEITFKYTETFAPEIDYEKKMDYTAGALELALPIVDEENKISIQHLLVVNDSMVIKHWRQDWEYENQKVFHYDKDNNWVFKTLPAEEVKGQWTQKVFQVDDSPRYSGSATWIHADGKHYWENKTDSPLPRREYTKRKDYNVMLRGNRQEITEYGWLHEQDNDKVVRADGEEDLLLAQEKGMNTYTKVADEKCKLAKDWWASHNGFWANVRTAWDEVYNREGDLTLAKKVDEKPLFMHFYPLEKAGADNAKINEVISKFVLTKETSDASEGK, encoded by the coding sequence ATGAAGAATGTAGCATTTTTAATCTCCTTTAGTTTTGTGTTTGCCTTGTTGGGCGCGCAAGAAAAAAAAGAACTTGACAGACAGGCCATAAAAGATATGTGTGGCTGTTATGAAATTACATTTAAGTACACCGAGACCTTTGCTCCTGAAATTGATTACGAAAAAAAGATGGATTACACGGCGGGTGCTCTAGAATTGGCTTTACCTATAGTGGATGAAGAGAATAAAATTTCTATTCAACATTTGTTGGTGGTCAACGATAGTATGGTCATTAAGCATTGGCGGCAGGACTGGGAATATGAAAACCAAAAAGTGTTCCATTATGACAAAGACAATAATTGGGTATTTAAAACTTTACCGGCAGAAGAAGTAAAGGGCCAATGGACCCAGAAAGTGTTTCAAGTGGATGATAGTCCGCGTTATTCTGGTTCTGCAACTTGGATTCATGCCGATGGGAAACATTACTGGGAGAACAAAACGGATTCACCCCTACCGCGAAGGGAATATACCAAGAGAAAGGACTACAATGTTATGCTTCGTGGTAATCGTCAGGAAATTACGGAATACGGTTGGCTCCATGAGCAGGATAATGATAAAGTAGTTCGCGCAGATGGTGAAGAAGATCTTCTTTTAGCTCAAGAAAAGGGGATGAACACGTATACAAAAGTAGCTGATGAAAAATGTAAATTGGCTAAAGATTGGTGGGCATCCCATAATGGTTTTTGGGCAAATGTTAGAACTGCATGGGATGAAGTATATAATCGTGAAGGGGATTTGACACTTGCCAAAAAAGTGGATGAAAAGCCATTATTCATGCATTTTTATCCGTTAGAGAAAGCGGGTGCCGATAATGCCAAAATAAACGAGGTTATTTCAAAGTTTGTATTAACCAAAGAAACTTCAGATGCTTCAGAAGGAAAGTAA
- a CDS encoding FMN-binding protein, translating to MLQKESKNGIYIGAVCCMALLFFSFSVNKISPRLQEKLNSAVQTTFEVEEFSLDLVSISSSLNGKTAIELGGENFFKVVQNEKLIGYAYLGEAPSMKDVFDYVVLFNTDLSIKKSKVLIYRENHGRQIGSQRWLKQFIGMGVDRVIRYGEDVDAIAGATISAKSMTKAVNDVLKSVGILKSEGIL from the coding sequence ATGCTTCAGAAGGAAAGTAAGAATGGAATTTACATTGGGGCCGTGTGTTGCATGGCCCTTTTGTTTTTTAGTTTTTCCGTAAATAAGATTTCTCCGCGCCTTCAGGAGAAACTAAATTCGGCGGTTCAAACCACCTTTGAAGTTGAAGAATTTTCGTTGGATTTAGTTTCCATTAGTTCTAGTTTGAACGGCAAAACCGCTATTGAACTTGGTGGCGAGAATTTTTTTAAGGTAGTGCAAAATGAAAAGCTAATTGGTTACGCCTATCTGGGAGAGGCTCCTAGTATGAAAGATGTTTTTGATTATGTGGTGCTGTTCAATACAGATTTAAGCATAAAAAAATCTAAAGTATTGATCTATCGCGAAAACCATGGTAGACAAATAGGGAGTCAGCGATGGTTAAAGCAGTTTATTGGTATGGGAGTTGATAGGGTAATACGCTATGGAGAGGATGTTGATGCCATTGCAGGGGCAACAATTTCCGCCAAATCAATGACCAAGGCGGTGAATGATGTGCTCAAAAGTGTAGGAATATTGAAGTCTGAAGGAATTTTGTAA
- a CDS encoding VOC family protein → MKPPFNTYKPDGFHTVNAYLFVSEPQKLIDFLQKAFYAEEQNRSIDEETGDIGNVILKIGDSCFMISQARGEFENMRTAFYLYVKDVDTIYQNALKYGATSVFEPADMDYEDRQGGITDPVGNYWWISKRLVEKGYKD, encoded by the coding sequence ATGAAACCACCATTCAACACCTATAAACCAGACGGATTTCATACAGTAAATGCTTACTTGTTTGTATCCGAACCGCAGAAGCTAATCGATTTTTTACAAAAGGCTTTCTATGCAGAAGAACAAAACCGCTCTATAGATGAAGAGACTGGAGACATTGGAAATGTTATTCTAAAAATTGGAGATAGTTGTTTTATGATCAGTCAGGCCAGAGGTGAGTTCGAAAATATGCGAACCGCTTTTTATCTCTATGTTAAAGATGTGGATACAATATATCAAAATGCATTGAAATATGGGGCAACTAGTGTTTTTGAACCGGCAGACATGGATTATGAAGATCGTCAAGGTGGTATTACCGACCCAGTGGGAAATTATTGGTGGATTTCAAAACGATTGGTAGAAAAAGGATATAAGGACTAA
- a CDS encoding helix-turn-helix transcriptional regulator, whose protein sequence is MVRDILDINDFTILVEEANSKTVIVDSCSFDEPLIAVALYGSGNVHLAMKYAGKEKEYENTKGLALSFYADETVECVHTVSSIKPLQCIVIATSPKNLQKLPNDEGELFTELLEQLVNPSDHYVEGPRFFMTPEMQHIVDGIFNNSYEGKAKMMFFRSQITALLSHFFWQLSTLKDQGIKSVEREKLYEAKEILSQNLDTPPSLTELSRKIGLNTFKLKKDFKELFGVPVFKYLQNERMTMAHDLIRNKDATVQEAAWHVGYDSLSSFSNAFAKKFGFRPSEIKS, encoded by the coding sequence ATGGTTAGGGATATACTGGACATTAATGATTTTACCATTTTGGTAGAGGAAGCAAATTCTAAGACTGTCATAGTTGATTCGTGCAGTTTTGATGAGCCTTTGATTGCGGTAGCACTATATGGTTCCGGCAATGTCCATTTAGCCATGAAGTATGCGGGCAAAGAGAAGGAATATGAAAATACCAAGGGACTCGCGCTTTCTTTTTACGCAGATGAAACCGTTGAATGCGTACATACCGTTTCCTCAATAAAACCTTTGCAATGTATCGTAATTGCCACTTCTCCCAAAAACTTGCAAAAATTGCCAAATGATGAGGGAGAACTTTTTACTGAACTGCTGGAGCAACTGGTGAACCCTTCCGACCATTATGTGGAAGGCCCCCGATTTTTTATGACACCGGAGATGCAACATATTGTCGATGGCATTTTTAACAATTCCTATGAAGGGAAGGCGAAAATGATGTTTTTCCGAAGCCAAATAACAGCATTGTTATCTCATTTTTTTTGGCAATTATCCACTTTAAAAGATCAAGGAATTAAAAGTGTTGAACGGGAAAAATTATATGAGGCCAAAGAAATACTTTCCCAGAATCTGGATACGCCTCCTTCACTCACAGAGCTTTCCCGAAAAATTGGACTTAATACCTTTAAACTCAAAAAGGATTTCAAAGAGCTCTTTGGGGTGCCAGTTTTCAAATACTTACAAAATGAACGTATGACAATGGCCCATGATCTCATTCGGAATAAAGATGCCACCGTACAAGAAGCGGCATGGCATGTTGGATACGATAGTTTGAGCTCTTTTTCCAATGCCTTCGCCAAAAAATTTGGTTTTCGCCCCAGCGAAATCAAATCATAA
- a CDS encoding DUF5367 family protein, translating to MKIFRVIAIGTLIWIFGVSLYTLSFYVPVIENPEQQANMVLFIAVLPLVWVGCWLYYNEDRNTNGYSVGLALFLTSAVLDAIITVPFLIIPNGGSYYGFYTDIGFWVIAFEFIAVAILYWYVKVYVKNKK from the coding sequence ATGAAAATTTTTAGGGTAATTGCAATTGGGACATTGATTTGGATTTTTGGGGTAAGTCTATATACTCTGTCATTTTATGTTCCAGTTATAGAAAATCCCGAACAACAAGCCAATATGGTTTTATTTATAGCAGTACTACCGCTGGTCTGGGTAGGATGTTGGCTATACTATAATGAGGATAGGAATACCAATGGATATAGTGTTGGACTAGCACTGTTTTTAACCAGCGCAGTTTTAGATGCCATTATCACTGTTCCTTTTTTGATTATACCAAATGGAGGCAGTTACTATGGCTTTTATACTGATATCGGATTCTGGGTGATAGCCTTTGAGTTCATTGCTGTGGCCATATTGTATTGGTACGTGAAGGTCTACGTAAAAAACAAAAAATAG
- a CDS encoding DUF1772 domain-containing protein, with translation MEISMGNLTLFATTLCFGLVAGLCFTWGNAVTPGIGQLDNLGYLQSFQKMNRSIENPLFFVIFIGSFFIGIASIVTNRAISSTHFWMILIAVGIYFFGVILVTIIGNIPLNQLLNKTDLAGSSLEELQILRRRFENPWNRFHTIRIISAIISFAMLIIAGINK, from the coding sequence ATGGAAATTTCAATGGGCAATCTTACACTTTTCGCCACCACCTTGTGTTTTGGGTTGGTTGCAGGACTATGTTTTACATGGGGAAACGCTGTAACTCCTGGCATTGGACAATTGGATAATCTTGGCTATTTACAATCTTTTCAGAAAATGAATCGTAGCATAGAAAACCCTTTGTTTTTTGTGATTTTCATCGGGTCATTTTTTATAGGAATCGCTAGCATAGTTACAAATAGAGCTATTTCGTCTACTCATTTTTGGATGATTTTGATAGCAGTTGGCATCTACTTTTTTGGTGTGATTCTGGTAACTATAATAGGAAATATACCTCTCAATCAGTTATTGAACAAAACAGATTTGGCGGGAAGTAGTCTTGAGGAATTACAAATACTACGCAGAAGATTTGAAAACCCTTGGAATCGTTTTCATACAATTCGAATTATAAGTGCGATCATCTCATTTGCGATGTTGATCATCGCTGGAATAAACAAGTAA
- a CDS encoding NAD(P)H-binding protein — MKKNILVLGGKGKTGRRVAERLTQKGHNVRIGSRSENPAFDWDKPAGWPTVLEGIERVYITYQPDLAVPGAKEAIEAFVKVAKEKGIQKLVLLSGKGEIEAERCEQLVINSGLDYTVIRASWFNQNFSESFFLEPILAGHVALPQDKVKVPYVDAEDIADVAVDVLLNERHNGRIYELTGSRFLTFKDVVHEIAEATGRDIQFTAISLPAYTKMMEEHGIPSDYIWLINYLFTEVLGNDNNQVITHGIEEVLGRKPKDFSDYVRETAATGIWNQKVHV; from the coding sequence ATGAAAAAAAACATTTTAGTATTGGGAGGAAAAGGAAAAACGGGAAGACGTGTTGCAGAACGATTGACTCAAAAAGGACACAATGTACGCATTGGTTCACGATCGGAAAATCCAGCCTTTGATTGGGACAAACCCGCAGGTTGGCCCACAGTATTAGAGGGTATTGAAAGGGTGTACATTACCTATCAACCAGATTTGGCGGTCCCTGGAGCCAAAGAAGCGATCGAGGCATTTGTCAAAGTAGCCAAAGAGAAGGGAATTCAAAAATTAGTCCTCCTTTCCGGTAAGGGAGAAATTGAAGCGGAACGTTGTGAGCAATTGGTGATAAATTCTGGTTTAGACTATACCGTTATACGTGCCAGTTGGTTTAATCAAAATTTTAGTGAAAGCTTTTTTCTAGAGCCTATTTTAGCAGGTCATGTGGCTCTTCCCCAAGACAAGGTGAAAGTTCCTTATGTTGATGCCGAAGATATTGCGGATGTAGCTGTGGATGTATTGTTGAACGAAAGGCATAATGGAAGAATTTATGAGTTGACAGGTTCTAGATTTTTGACTTTTAAAGACGTGGTACATGAGATAGCAGAGGCTACTGGAAGGGATATCCAATTTACCGCTATCTCCTTGCCGGCATATACCAAAATGATGGAAGAACATGGAATTCCTTCAGATTATATTTGGTTGATTAATTACTTATTTACTGAAGTTTTGGGTAATGATAATAATCAGGTGATTACACATGGTATTGAAGAGGTCTTGGGAAGAAAACCCAAAGATTTTTCTGATTATGTTAGAGAAACTGCTGCAACGGGAATATGGAATCAAAAAGTTCATGTATAA
- a CDS encoding DUF3307 domain-containing protein: MTLLALKLILAHFIGDFVLQPGHWVDDKLEKKWKSKYLYWHIGVHLIALLVLLQFQHFGLIAIIIVTHYLIDLGKLAFSTKKNYRWLFVVDQILHLSVIVAIVYWITPFELDFQNIFGQENLLLITFLVFVTYVSGIIMRMLLAPYIEEIVKDDDPKEGGSLKNAGKYIGMLERLFVFGFIMIGQWAAIGLLIAAKSVFRFGDLNKGKNRKLTEYVLIGTLLSFGLAILAGLTYDYLAEIS; the protein is encoded by the coding sequence ATGACGCTACTTGCCCTAAAATTAATACTGGCTCATTTTATTGGCGATTTTGTATTGCAGCCCGGTCATTGGGTAGACGACAAACTTGAAAAAAAGTGGAAATCAAAATACCTTTACTGGCATATTGGCGTCCATTTAATAGCCCTTTTGGTTCTACTGCAATTTCAACACTTTGGACTCATTGCAATTATCATTGTAACACATTATTTGATTGACTTGGGAAAACTGGCTTTTAGCACCAAAAAAAATTACCGGTGGTTATTTGTGGTGGATCAAATACTGCATTTATCTGTAATTGTAGCAATTGTTTATTGGATAACTCCTTTTGAACTGGACTTCCAAAACATATTTGGACAAGAAAATCTCTTGCTGATTACCTTTCTGGTATTTGTTACCTACGTTTCAGGAATTATCATGCGAATGCTATTGGCTCCTTACATTGAAGAGATTGTAAAGGACGATGACCCAAAAGAAGGGGGATCTTTGAAAAATGCCGGAAAGTATATTGGCATGTTGGAGCGACTTTTTGTGTTTGGATTTATTATGATTGGCCAATGGGCAGCTATTGGGCTATTGATTGCTGCAAAATCTGTCTTTCGGTTCGGAGATTTAAACAAGGGCAAGAATAGAAAGCTTACTGAATATGTTCTTATTGGTACTTTACTAAGCTTTGGATTAGCCATTTTAGCCGGTCTTACTTATGATTATCTAGCTGAAATTTCATAA
- a CDS encoding SH3 domain-containing protein, translated as MKAVFYITILFTLFSITSNFAQRLHCPGDECSFQPGDQVYLFGNDVKLRATPNTESKVLELLKIGEWVEIIEKTDFSWPYNGFDSPFYKVKYDTLTGYILGGLLSLERKTMDGTNYFFAYSKNNDALFLNIRNIKDGQYLEQKIPLDNSNISIKTHSGKGLPNLDGILLIDYFGEACGVESGGVYLFSYKNQLQKVAEFSQISDAGIFYRYEKFIFPDDDGGIPEKILFKKEQKQYLDEETLWTQTTMETRQLTWANGQLTPDYRDKSSD; from the coding sequence ATGAAAGCAGTTTTTTATATCACGATTCTATTTACTCTATTTTCCATTACCTCTAACTTTGCCCAACGTTTACATTGTCCAGGTGATGAATGTTCTTTTCAACCTGGAGATCAGGTCTATTTATTTGGCAATGATGTCAAGTTAAGAGCTACACCCAATACAGAATCCAAAGTTCTGGAACTCCTTAAAATTGGGGAATGGGTCGAAATCATTGAAAAAACAGATTTCTCATGGCCCTATAATGGTTTTGACTCCCCTTTTTACAAAGTAAAATACGATACTTTGACCGGGTATATTTTGGGTGGATTACTCTCCTTGGAAAGGAAAACCATGGATGGAACCAATTACTTTTTTGCCTATTCCAAAAATAACGATGCCCTTTTTTTGAACATTAGAAATATTAAGGATGGGCAATATCTTGAACAAAAAATTCCTTTGGACAATTCAAACATCAGTATTAAAACTCATTCCGGAAAAGGGCTCCCAAATCTAGATGGAATTTTATTAATTGATTATTTTGGAGAAGCCTGTGGTGTTGAAAGCGGTGGGGTTTACCTTTTTTCATATAAAAACCAATTGCAGAAGGTTGCTGAGTTTTCTCAAATTTCAGATGCAGGTATCTTCTATCGTTACGAAAAATTCATATTTCCCGATGATGACGGAGGTATTCCAGAAAAAATACTCTTTAAAAAAGAGCAAAAGCAATATTTGGATGAAGAAACACTTTGGACACAAACTACTATGGAAACCAGACAGCTAACTTGGGCAAACGGACAATTGACACCTGATTATAGAGATAAATCCTCAGATTAA